One genomic window of Fusarium fujikuroi IMI 58289 draft genome, chromosome FFUJ_chr01 includes the following:
- a CDS encoding related to calpain yields MKPTPPTPGQQPTPAKPKRKPLNPQALVSKFWSKYHSKAPGKDADSSNPKSRNAAQSYEDAAKECRARVRAIVRECERTNAKFSDPDFDIETDFSSYQDNCLNGLMGRGFEEDSSDDEPLSSKRRPKIQRMKKYRNTRNKSDELEDDKPNVNKNNLQRRMFSGRDYGSRYSRPGSVHRIPWIFENPQFTVGGFSSTDIKQGAGGDCWWLAALATIAHRKDLMKKICVAKDEECGVYGFVFNRDGEWISTVVDDNLYLKHKDFGEDTEVYDATGKKARLYKKQKQTGSESLYFAKCEDPNETWLPLLEKAFAKVHGDYHALDGGWSGTAVEDLTGGVNTVVAGNRVLRKERLWREMLGSDGEDGEFVFGLSAGGPGEDHNNGIVLRHAYSILKVAEVEDEDGNKVRLVKIRNPWGQKSEDGHGEWHGPWSDGSKQWTPHMIRKLQHQFGDDGIFWMSFNDMLDNFKWMYRTRLFDERWTVAQQWTSVSISWLTGYLKKKFIIEVKEEGMVVIVLSQLDERYFKDLKGQYEFVLHFLLKTADDKTSICSVRPVHKWDRRSINCEVELEPGTYEVIPKITAERYYWLPTVQKMVKMGADSNPQKLRQIGLQYDLAHAKGGIVDEDEALRKKKELEKKKKIKGKKQEKKKKQMAEAMASMEAAMVQMRNEYNRSLNEKDTEREKTKKEKEKEKEEPEPKKEDEEEPIKKEDDTGAKSDKAPPGFWPEDSSKSDLEALTLGETPTEPKGDPSSLDTSQGTEDKRRGSADSSTRYSSADHRGPPSLANSPMPSRDHSPQHSRRTTMQSIDTNPVFTPPTEPTSESDLDSSDSSSVSSSEPDDSPSSSDDDMLPTSLLQRLKKKKKQPWNAVCVIGLSVYAQHAGIKVRLADQRGDEATELVPPKGSPASS; encoded by the exons ATGAAGCCAACTCCTCCTACTCCTGGCCAGCAGCCGACTCCTGCTAAGCCAAAGCGTAAACCTCTGAACCCTCAAGCTCTTGTTTCCAAGTTCTGGTCAAAGTATCACTCCAAGGCACCAGGCAAGG ACGCCGACTCGTCTAATCCCAAGTCTCGCAATGCAGCACAGAGCtatgaagatgctgccaaAGAATGCCGTGCTCGAGTTAGAGCCATTGTTCGGGAATGTGAACGTACCAATGCCAAATTCAGCGACCCAGACTTTGATATTGAGACCGACTTTTCGTCTTACCAAGATAATTGTCTCAATGGTTTAATGGGGAGAGGGTTCGAGGAGGACAGCAGTGATGACGAACCACTGTCATCCAAAAGGAGACCTAAGATTCAGCGAATGAAGAAATATCGCAACACACGGAACAAGAGCGACGAGCTGGAAGACGATAAGCCTAATGTTAACAAGAATAACCTGCAAAGACGCATGTTTAGCGGCAGAGACTATGGTTCTCGATACTCCAGACCAGGCTCAGTCCATCGCATTCCATGGATCTTCGAAAATCCTCAGTTTACAGTTGGCGGCTTTTCCAGCACAGACATCAAGCAAGGTGCTGGCGGCGACTGCTGGTGGTTAGCGGCTCTCGCAACTATCGCTCATCGCAAagacttgatgaagaagatttgTGTCGCAAAAGATGAAGAATGTGGCGTCTATGGCTTTGTCTTCAACCGCGACGGAGAGTGGATCTCAACTGTGGTTGATGATAACCTTTACCTGAAGCACAAGGACTTTGGAGAAGATACTGAAGTCTACGATGCGACGGGTAAGAAAGCTCGACTttacaagaagcagaagcaaaccGGTTCTGAGTCTCTGTACTTTGCCAAGTGTGAGGACCCTAATGAGACTTGGCTACCCTTGCTTGAGAAAGCT TTTGCCAAGGTTCATGGTGACTATCATGCTTTGGATGGTGGGTGGTCTGGCACTGCAGTCGAAGATCTCACAGGCGGCGTCAATACCGTAGTCGCTGGTAATAGAGTCCTTCGCAAAGAAAGACTGTGGCGTGAGATGTTGGGATCTGACGGCGAGGATGGAGAATTCGTCTTTGGTCTGTCAGCCGGTGGCCCAGGAGAGGACCATAACAACGGAATTGTGTTACGACATGCATACTCGATTCTCAAGGTGGCCGAagttgaagacgaagatggcaACAAAGTGCGCTTGGTCAAGATTCG AAACCCCTGGGGGCAGAAAtctgaagatggccatggcgagTGGCATGGTCCATGGTCGGATGGCTCCAAACAATGGACTCCTCACATGATTCGAAAGCTTCAGCATCAGTTTGGCGACGACGGAATTTTCTGGATGTCTTTCAACGACATGCTAGATAACTTCAAGTGGATGTACAGAACTCGTCTTTTTGATGAGCGATGGACGGTAGCTCAACAATGGACTAGTGTCAGCATCTCTTGGCTTACCGGCtacctcaagaagaagttcaTCATCGAGGTCAAAGAAGAGGGCATGGTGGTTATTGTGCTCTCACAG CTCGATGAACGTTACTTCAAAGACTTGAAGGGGCAATACGAATTTGTCCTGCACTTTCTGCTCAAGACGGCTGATGACAAGACATCCATTTGCTCGGTTCGTCCGGTCCATAAGTGGGATCGACGTTCGATCAATTGCGAGGTCGAACTCGAGCCAGGTACATATGAGGTTATCCCAAAAATCACAGCCGAGAGATATTACTGGCTTCCGACTGTCCAAAAGATGGTCAAGATGGGAGCCGACAGTAATCCTCAGAAGCTACGCCAGATCGGTCTGCAGTATGATCTCGCGCATGCCAAGGGCGGAatcgttgatgaagatgaggccctccgcaagaagaaagaactcgagaagaagaagaaaatcaagggcaagaagcaagaaaagaagaaaaaacagaTGGCAGAAGCTATGGCCAGTATGGAGGCGGCGATGGTGCAGATGAGGAATGAGTATAATCGGTCTCTCAATGAGAAGGACACTGAAAgggagaagaccaagaaagagaaagaaaaggaaaaagaggaACCTGAACcaaagaaggaggatgaggaagagcccATCAAGAAAGAGGATGATACTGGAGCAAAATCAGATAAGGCGCCGCCTGGGTTTTGGCCTGAAGATTCTTCCAAGAGTGACTTGGAAGCCTTGACTCTTGGTGAAACACCAACCGAGCCAAAAGGGGACCCGTCTTCACTTGATACGAGCCAAGGAACCGAagacaagagaagaggatccGCAGACTCATCCACCAGATATTCATCTGCCGACCACAGAGGCCCTCCATCTCTCGCAAACTCACCAATGCCATCACGAGATCACAGTCCCCAACACAGCAGAAGAACAACTATGCAAAGCATAGACACAAACCCCGTCTTCACGCCTCCCACAGAGCCAACCTCGGAATCGGATCTCGACAGCTCAGACTCATCGTCCGTGTCCTCGTCAGAACCAGACGATAGCCCCTCAAGCTCAGACGACGATATGCTACCCACTTCGCTGCTTCAAcgactcaagaagaagaagaaacagccGTGGAATGCCGTGTGCGTGATCGGCCTCAGCGTCTACGCTCAGCACGCGGGCATCAAGGTTCGTCTCGCTGATCAGAGGGGCGATGAGGCCACCGAGCTCGTGCCTCCGAAGGGCAGCCCTGCTAGTTCGTGA
- a CDS encoding related to traf5 protein yields the protein MATTPPPAAATTLRDSRQPTPTSPVAPTPTAAVPVLLTSASESSDDGIRLSPAAARRFARRNLRRTSPTPDLVTSLVRPPSPDTFYVGAQVSQQVRQDIRARIDPSYSGLLIPNVNSDRRTGPLLPPHLSSLGIPKRYGGNCIFDMYSLTYVDEPDANLLCPICHDPLVDPVTTPCDHTFCYRCLRQSIDSSPSGTACPIDREPLAWPNCFSAPRLIRTQLNSLKVKCPYHARGCKSEVRREVVETHATTECRFKDFTCPGADCDKRLRSKPEDDTCPHKEDKCLHCKVTIEATDRELHLLSCPNSKTRCETCWKLVYRSQIKDHDELECEGAVINCPYSEFGCPARAMRGQMDAHTLACAFHPDTPSGMIIRSQREIIDSYTNLGQQVQQLQTRQDETNQRITEFNSSLSRRGVGDSVMGDNRTIQDLDAGFEEVHQNLTHLEARQSMWTINQIMPIREEVTELRNNINMIRMHVNWLLNRSREEGRIRAAASSGSAATLQRDRSVEGPRLAERRRSASVEGTDLPRL from the coding sequence ATGGCCACAACTCCTCCTCCCGCAGCGGCTACAACCCTCCGAGACTCGAGACAGCCGACTCCTACTTCTCCTGTCGCTCCTACGCCGACTGCGGCTGTTCCTGTTCTTTTGACGTCTGCGTCCGAATCGAGCGATGATGGAATTCGTTTGAGTCCGGCCGCTGCTCGCCGCTTCGCTCGCCGCAACCTTCGCCGCACATCTCCAACTCCCGACCTCGTCACTAGTCTCGTTCGGCCGCCCTCGCCAGATACTTTTTACGTTGGAGCACAAGTCTCGCAGCAGGTTAGACAAGATATCAGGGCCAGAATTGATCCCTCATACTCGGGTCTTTTGATACCAAACGTCAACTCGGATCGTCGAACCGGACCCCTCCTGCCTCCACATCTATCCTCCCTCGGAATACCCAAACGATATGGCGGCAACTGCATCTTCGATATGTATTCTTTGACATATGTCGATGAACCAGATGCCAATTTACTATGTCCTATCTGTCATGATCCGCTGGTGGATCCGGTTACAACTCCCTGCGATCATACATTCTGCTACCGATGCTTGCGACAGAGCATTGATTCTAGTCCTTCCGGAACGGCCTGTCCCATTGACCGAGAGCCTCTCGCCTGGCCTAACTGCTTCAGCGCACCACGGCTCATTCGCACTCAGCTTAATAGTCTCAAAGTCAAGTGTCCTTACCATGCACGAGGCTGCAAATCGGAAGTTCGTCGTGAGGTAGTCGAAACACATGCTACGACGGAATGCCGGTTCAAGGACTTCACCTGCCCCGGCGCTGACTGCGACAAGAGATTACGCTCCAAACCCGAAGATGACACTTGCCCTCACAAGGAAGATAAATGTTTACACTGCAAAGTGACAATCGAGGCCACTGATCGCGAGCTGCATTTGTTGTCATGTCCGAACAGCAAAACTCGCTGTGAGACATGTTGGAAGCTTGTATATCGCAGCCAGATCAAGGACCACGATGAACTAGAATGCGAAGGTGCTGTTATCAACTGTCCTTATAGCGAGTTTGGTTGTCCAGCTCGTGCGATGCGCGGGCAAATGGATGCTCATACTCTAGCTTGCGCATTCCACCCAGACACACCGTCAGGCATGATAATTCGCTCACAACGAGAAATTATCGATTCCTACACCAACCTCGGCCAACAAGTCCAGCAACTCCAGACTCGCCAGGATGAAACAAATCAACGCATCACAGAATTTAACTCATCTCTCAGTCGCCGGGGCGTGGGCGACTCGGTAATGGGTGACAACCGCACAATTCAAGACCTCGACGCTGGTTTCGAAGAAGTTCACCAGAACCTGACACACCTCGAGGCACGGCAGAGTATGTGGACTATCAACCAAATCATGCCCATCCGCGAGGAGGTAACTGAACTGCGAAACAATATTAACATGATTCGAATGCATGTTAACTGGCTCCTGAACCGAAGCCGCGAAGAAGGCCGCATAAGAGCAGCCGCGAGCTCTGGATCCGCGGCGACTTTGCAGAGGGACAGGTCGGTAGAAGGCCCTCGTCTCGCAGAACGTCGTCGGTCAGCTAGTGTCGAAGGAACAGATTTGCCCCGTCTGTGA
- a CDS encoding probable ubiquitin fusion degradation protein 2, whose amino-acid sequence MDPNEQPSWAGGDAPDKEKMEQARTSTPVSAKSDENKAPDSESSNPSRTSTPKPQPQPASVESRPKINVTPAAPPASSSPNPFDKLGVKAEPSSSTGTSSPSTTQPEPVESYADRTLSQIFRITVDPHNMVNSSGQRLTFLPNLNEELNESGEPLKLSVNTLDQALMEAASSYPHDKPLMNYFLPCWKRAVKASLQFKGTEGPKFEVHEEAKRLCMSGCLFALTMPDLYGRSPNPKHDTLMPYLLKGVQDENGLCFNFIQEAIKRFDDDEAFPALFNDAMIQISNKLGTISMDQDYKPYIQAMLTYTRFPPLIVNLAKHPIFIMAQSAAGIEKHTLLGPFFRISPLQNEVIKSYFPGARGLDKGRIANSQDALRMVLRTHQDDLFAITNAFIRAGQETRSRTLDWFAYIMNSNHKRRALQVDPREVASNGFMINVTTILDRFCEPFMDMDFSKVNKIDDNYFRKQPRIDISDETKLNADDAYAKSFYASKITGETNFISEAFFLTLAAHHYGSEACNSQLKNLDRDIKYLEKRVKIMEADRIKFVNNPVHLQQYDKAVQRHVDALEKSIAVKLSIEGVLLDERMQSTSLRFMRIVAVWLLRLVTRSEYKPGQESKEIQLPLPAEKSDVFSCLPEYTLQNIVDNFKFIFRWLPKILPSAVGDEMIALCVTFLRSTEYIKNPYLKSSLVSLLFSATWPLMHLKRGVLGDQLVGSQFANDHLLKGLMKFYIECESTGADSAFYDKFNIRYEIFQVIKCVWVNDHYKRQLTRESRVNKQFFVQFVNMLLNDATYVLDEALTKFPKIRAIEKELEDPSIPQEDRQKKEEEMQQLANQATSFMQLANETLEMMKLFTEAMSEAFTMPEIVSRLASMLNYNLETLAGKKAAAELSVSNRDKYHFRPIQIISDIVDIYLNLGNSPVFIDAVAADGRSYKPEVLERVSRILISKHQKDPADVARWDKLRVKFVDAKTLLDQAELDLGDIPAEFEDPIMGDLMKDPVLLPSKHIVDRSTIVQHLLSDPKDPFTRQAMTIDDAIPQTELKERIEQWREERVQAAKDKLKSDAMDTTEG is encoded by the exons ATGGACCCCAACGAGCAACCCTCATGGGCTGGAGGCGATGCCccagacaaggagaagatggaacaGGCAA GGACATCAACGCCTGTGTCTGCCAAGTCAGACGAGAACAAGGCTCCCGATTCCGAATCGTCGAACCCCTCGCGCACGTCAACGCCGaagccgcagccgcagcccGCATCCGTTGAATCACGGCCCAAAATCAACGTCACTCCCGCCGCTCCCCCGGCTTCTTCCAGCCCGAACCCCTTCGACAAGCTAGGGGTGAAGGCGGAGCCATCGAGTTCAACAGGTACTTCCTCT CCATCCACCACTCAACCCGAGCCCGTCGAATCCTATGCCGACCGAACATTGTCACAGATCTTCCGCATCACTGTCGACCCGCACAACATGGTCAACAGCAGTGGTCAACGGCTGACGTTCCTCCCAAACCTGAATGAAGAACTGAACGAGTCCGGAGAGCCTCTGAAGCTGTCTGTCAACACGCTAGATCAAGCTCTTATGGAGGCCGCCAGTAGCTATCCCCATGATAAGCCTCTTATGAACTACTTCTTGCCATGCTGGAAGCGTGCTGTGAAAGCGTCGCTCCAGTTCAAGGGAACGGAGGGCCCCAAGTTCGAGGTGCATGAAGAGGCTAAGCGTTTGTGTATGAGCGGCTGCTTGTTTGCCCTGACCATGCCGGATCTCTATGG CCGATCACCGAACCCTAAGCATGATACACTCATGCCATACCTGTTGAAGGGCGTGCAGGACGAGAACGGCCTTTGCTTCAACTTCATACAGGAAGCTATCAAGCGattcgacgatgacgaggctTTCCCTGCTCTATTCAACGATGCCATGATTCAGATCAGCAACAAGCTGGGTACAATTTCCATGGACCAGGATTACAAGCCGTATATCCAGGCCATGTTAACGTACACCAGATTCCCTCCTCTAATCGTGAACCTCGCCAAACACCcgatcttcatcatggctcagtCAGCTGCTGGAATCGAAAAGCACACCCTTCTGGGCCCGTTCTTCCGCATTTCCCCACTCCAGAATGAAGTCATCAAGAGCTATTTCCCTGGGGCTCGTGGTCTTGACAAGGGTAGAATCGCAAACTCACAAGACGCTTTGCGAATGGTGCTGAGGACACACCAAGATGATCTTTTCGCGATCACAAACGCCTTTATCCGTGCAGGCCAGGAGACCAGATCTCGAACTTTGGACTGGTTCGCTTACATCATGAACTCAAATCACAAGAGGAGAGCACTACAAGTTGACCCTAGAGAGGTTGCTTCTAACGGATTTATGATTAACGTGACCACGATTCTTGACCGATTTTGCGAGCCCTTCATGGATATGGATTTCAGCAAAGTAAACAAGATTGATGACAACTACTTCCGGAAGCAACCACGGATAGATATCAGCGATGAGACAAAGCTGAACGCAGACGATGCATATGCGAAATCGTTCTATGCGAGCAAGATAACAGGCGAAACTAATTTCATCTCCGAGGCTTTCTTCTTGACCCTGGCAGCGCATCACTATGGAAGTGAAGCCTGCAACTCCCAACTGAAGAATTTGGACAGGGACATAAAGTATCTGGAGAAGCGagtcaagatcatggaggCAGATCGTATCAAGTTTGTGAACAATCCTGTCCATCTTCAACAGTATGACAAGGCTGTTCAGAGACATGTCGACGCTCTCGAGAAGAGCATTGCTGTCAAGCTTTCTATCGAAGGTGTCCTGCTTGATGAACGGATGCAGAGCACTTCATTGCGTTTCATGCGCATTGTGGCTGTGTGGTTGCTTCGTTTGGTGACTCGATCGGAGTACAAGCCTGGACAAGAGTCGAAGGAGATACA GCTCCCCCTTCCTGCGGAGAAGTCAGATGTATTCTCATGTCTTCCAGAGTATACGCTACAGAATATCGTGGACAATTTCAAGTTCATATTTAG GTGGCTACCTAAAATTCTTCCCAGCGCTGTTGGCGATGAAATGATTGCGCTCTGCGTGACATTCCTCCGCTCAACTGAGTACATCAAGAACCCCTACCTGAAGTCATCATTGGTTTCACTGCTCTTCTCAGCGACTTGGCCATTGATGCATCTAAAGCGAGGTGTTCTAGGCGACCAGCTTGTTGGCAGCCAGTTCGCCAACGATCACCTTCTTAAGGGATTGATGAAGTTTTACATCGAGTGCGAGTCAACGGGCGCGGATTCTGCATTCTATGACAAGTTCAACATTCGATACGAGATCTTCCAAGTGATTAAATGTGTCTGGGTCAACGACCACTACAAGCGACAATTGACACGGGAGAGTCG AGTTAACAAGCAGTTCTTTGTTCAGTTTGTCAATATGTTGCTGAACGATGCTACATATGTCTTGGACGAAGCTTTAACTAAGTTTCCCAAGATTCGTGCTATTGAGAAGGAACTTGAAGATCCGTCAATACCACAAGAGGATcgccagaagaaggaggaggagatgcaaCAACTGGCTAACCAGGCCACGTCTTTCATGCAGTTGGCCAACGAGAcgcttgagatgatgaagctttTCACAGAGGCTATGAGTGAAGCGTTTACCATGCCCGAGATTGTGTCTCGTCTAGCAAGCATGCTCAACTACAACCTGGAGACGTTAGCCGGAAAGAAGGCGGCTGCGGAGCTCAGTGTTTCTAACAGAGACAAGTACCACTTCCGCCCtatccagatcatctcaGACATTGTCGACATCTATCTCAATCTCGGCAACTCACCAGTCTTCATTGACGCCGTTGCTGCAGATGGTCGTTCCTACAAGCCCGAAGTGCTGGAGCGTGTTTCACgcatcctcatctccaagcaCCAGAAGGATCCCGCAGACGTCGCTCGATGGGACAAGCTCAGGGTGAAATTTGTCGATGCCAAGACGCTCCTCGACCAAGCGGAACTCGACCTGGGTGATATCCCTGCCGAGTTTGAGGACCCCATCATGGGTGATCTCATGAAGGATCCTGTCTTGCTACCCAGCAAGCATATCGTTGATCGATCAACCATTGTCCAGCATTTGCTAAGCGATCCTAAGGATCCTTTCACGAGACAGGCCATGACTATCGATGATGCAATTCCACAGACGGAACTAAAGGAGAGGATTGAGCAGTGGCGTGAGGAGCGGGTGCAAGCTGCCAAGGACAAGTTGAAGAGTGATGCCATGGATACCACAGAGGGTTAA
- a CDS encoding probable AAH1-adenosine deaminase, producing MCKSQFHSFLKALPKVEQHLHIEGTLEPELLFSLAEKNGIKLPEDPVYESADKLRERYGRFTCLDDFLHYYYLGMSVLITENDFETLAYQYFQRAASEKVRHAEIFFDPQAHIARGVSYDTVVAGLTAAKRRAQKDLGITVELIVCILRHLPVPESHALVDTLLDRGHFNDGTLTGFGMVSSEKAFPPELFTEVYARVAKTGTHLTTHAGEEAPPSFITASLEHLKVSRIDHGLAAAQDPELLKRLAANRTLLTFCPWSNVALCNLPELADAPVRKFLDAGVLFSINSDDPAYFGAYVQEVYCRVQDTFSLSVKDWAWIVRGAVEESWCSDERKQEILKELEQVLEEYKDLKA from the coding sequence ATGTGCAAATCTCAGTTCCACAGCTTCCTCAAGGCTCTGCCCAAGGTCGAGCAGCATCTCCATATTGAGGGAACTCTTGAGCCTgagcttctcttctccctcgcTGAGAAGAACGGGATCAAATTGCCTGAAGACCCTGTCTATGAGTCGGCTGACAAGCTGCGAGAGCGCTATGGGAGATTCACATGTCTCGATGATTTCCTGCACTACTACTACCTCGGGATGAGCGTGCTTATCACCGAAAACGACTTTGAGACTCTTGCGTACCAGTATTTCCAGCGCGCGGCGAGCGAAAAGGTTCGACATGCTGAGATCTTCTTCGATCCTCAGGCGCACATCGCTCGAGGTGTCAGCTACGACACCGTCGTGGCGGGACTCACAGCCGCCAAGCGTCGTGCTCAGAAGGATTTGGGCATTACTGTCGAGCTGATTGTCTGTATTCTTCGCCATCTGCCTGTTCCCGAGTCTCATGCTCTTGTCGATACTCTTCTGGACCGCGGCCATTTCAATGATGGTACCCTGACGGGCTTTGGCATGGTCTCGAGCGAGAAGGCGTTCCCTCCTGAACTCTTCACCGAGGTCTATGCCCGTGTTGCAAAGACTGGTACTCATCTCACCACTCACGCCGGCGAGGAAGCACCCCCTTCTTTCATCACTGCATCACTCGAGCACCTGAAGGTTTCGCGCATCGACCACGGTCTCGCAGCCGCTCAGGACCCCGAACTCCTCAAGAGACTGGCTGCCAACCGTACCCTCTTGACTTTCTGCCCTTGGTCAAACGTAGCTCTTTGCAACCTGCCTGAGCTCGCGGATGCCCCTGTGCGTAAATTCCTCGATGCTGGCGTCCTCTTCAGTATCAACAGCGACGATCCTGCTTACTTTGGCGCCTACGTCCAGGAAGTCTACTGCCGCGTCCAAGATACCTTCAGCCTCTCCGTCAAGGACTGGGCATGGATCGTCCGCGGTGCCGTCGAGGAAAGCTGGTGCTCTGATGAGCGCAAGCAGGAGATTCTCAAAGAGCTGGAGCAAGTGTTGGAGGAGTACAAGGATTTGAAGGCCTGA